Proteins encoded in a region of the Zea mays cultivar B73 chromosome 2, Zm-B73-REFERENCE-NAM-5.0, whole genome shotgun sequence genome:
- the LOC100280088 gene encoding Protein PGR-like translates to MAIPNAFDSPLAARSAVGAALAAVIAVRAVRRRSLDASGGVAGFVVMAVHISCGYRYGALLLAFFFSSSKVTKIGEDHKRRIEENFKEGGQRNWIQVLANSTIATVLVVIFALMTGGQDQCMDSNGSKLITGIIGGIIGHYCCCNGDTWSSEIGVLSNEQPRLITSLKPVRKGTNGAVTLQGLLAATGGGLIIGLTFVVVGLLTAECSSDMAIRQLLVLPISAAAGLLGSLIDSLLGATLEFSGYCSVRKKVVSKRGPTVTKISGMTILDNDAVNAVSILLTTVLTAYVCICIF, encoded by the exons ATGGCTATCCCCAACGCCTTTGACTCCCCCCTCGCGGCCAGGTCCGCCGTCGGCGCGGCGCTGGCGGCCGTCATCGCCGTCCGCGCGGTCCGCCGCCGCTCCCTAGACGCCTCGGGCGGGGTCGCCGGCTTCGTCGTCATGGCGGTCCACATCTCATGCGGCTACAGGTACGGGGCGCTGCTGCTGGCCTTCTTCTTCTCATCGTCCAAGGTAACCAAGATCGGGGAGGACCACAAGCGCCGCATCGAGGAGAACTTCAAGGAGGGCGGGCAGCGCAACTG GATCCAAGTTCTAGCAAATAGCACAATTGCCACTGTACTGGTTGTGATATTTGCACTAATGACTGGAGGGCAAGATCAGTGCATGGACTCAAATGGTTCAAAGCTTATAACTGGCATCATAGGTGGTATCATTGGCCACTACTGTTGCTGCAATGGAGATACTTGGTCATCTGAAATCGGTGTGCTTAGTAATGAACAACCAAGGCTTATTACATCCCTTAAG CCTGTCAGGAAGGGTACAAATGGTGCAGTCACCTTACAAGGACTTCTTGCTGCCACAGGAGGAGGCCTTATCATTGGTCTCACTTTCGTTGTTGTTGGACTGTTGACTGCTGAATGTTCTTCCGATATGGCCATCAGGCAGCTCCTAGTACTACCCATCTCTGCTGCAGCTGGTTTGCTTGGGAGTCTAATTGATTCATTGCTGGGAGCTACACTTGAATTCAGTGGGTATTGCAGTGTTCGGAAGAAG GTGGTCAGCAAAAGGGGCCCTACGGTTACAAAGATTTCTGGGATGACTATCCTGGACAACGATGCTGTTAATGCAGTATCTATTCTGCTAACAACTGTACTTACAGCTTATGTATGCATTTGCATCTTTTAG
- the LOC100282339 gene encoding ELAV-like protein 4 has protein sequence MAAAARAGFRRLFSVSAFAAPPPPAARPAANPCNNLFVSGLNKRTTSEGLKEAFSKFGQVIEARVITDRISGYSRGFGFVKYATVQEAGEAIKGMDGKFLDSWVIFAETPHNHHNKEHQLMIEVAIHGR, from the exons ATGGCGGCGGCGGCTCGTGCCGGGTTCCGGCGGCTCTTCTCCGTCTCGGCCTTCGCTGCACCGCCTCCTCCTGCCGCGCGCCCCGCGGCGAACCCTTGCAACAACCTCTTCGTCTCAG GGTTAAATAAACGCACAACGTCCGAGGGACTTAAGGAAGCATTTTCTAAATTTGGTCAGGTTATTGAAG CAAGAGTAATCACTGATAGGATATCTGGATACTCCAGAGGATTTGGCTTTGTCAAATATGCGACTGTACAAGAAGCTGGTGAGGCCATAAAAGGCATGGATGGAAAG TTCCTTGACAGTTGGGTTATTTTCGCTGAGACGCCACACAACCATCACAACAAGGAGCACCAGCTTATGATTGAAGTTGCCATACACGGTCGATGA